A stretch of Acipenser ruthenus chromosome 1, fAciRut3.2 maternal haplotype, whole genome shotgun sequence DNA encodes these proteins:
- the LOC131737794 gene encoding cerberus-like: MFLMLLRLLVISVLTRTSSYGWTLRNHHRGKITGSDTDRLRQVRSAGVTALGLSDRSTDEDPELKLKLAIETVMNQTQKNNNEDSRHAFARIPLSGSRPQELNLDVGPGRGMRETMNHAAIANILAGARSTPTDSFNRPPHPPPFKQAKQFWNHFVRRRSDSQEAIVPIKTTEVQQQTCKALPFLQSVVHENCEKVVLKNSLCFGRCSSIHVPRNEDHTKTICSYCIPTKFTRKTVELKCKGSVSVTKLVMLVEECQCEAQRGRPPQLGPFLLDPSLGIFTNQA; the protein is encoded by the exons ATGTTTTTGATGCTGCTTCGTTTGCTGGTGATCAGCGTCCTAACCAGAACAAGCAGTTACGGGTGGACCTTACGCAACCACCACAGGGGTAAGATAACTGGCTCAGATACTGATCGACTGCGGCAGGTTAGGTCTGCTGGTGTGACTGCACTGGGTTTGAGCGATAGGAGCACTGACGAAGACCCCGAGTTAAAACTGAAACTAGCGATCGAAACAGTCATGAACCAAACACAGAAGAACAATAATGAAGACAGCAGGCACGCTTTCGCCAGGATCCCCTTATCTGGATCTCGGCCCCAGGAACTCAATTTGGACGTTGGTCCTGGTCGTGGAATGAGAGAAACCATGAATCACGCAGCTATCGCCAACATCTTAGCAGGTGCCAGATCAACACCAACCGATAGTTTTAATAGGCCGCCACACCCTCCTCCTTTCAAACAAGCCAAACAATTCTGGAACCACTTCGTGAGGAGAAGGTCAGACTCCCAAGAAGCGATCGTGCCTATCAAAACCACAGAGGTCCAGCAGCAAACGTGTAAGGCGTTGCCATTTTTACAG AGTGTAGTCCATGAGAACTGTGAGAAGGTAGTGCTGAAGAACAGCCTGTGTTTCGGGAGGTGCAGCTCCATCCACGTTCCCAGAAACGAAGACCATACGAAGACCATCTGCTCTTACTGCATCCCCACCAAGTTCACCAGGAAGACAGTGGAACTGAAGTGCAAGGGTTCCGTCAGCGTCACCAAGCTGGTCATGCTGGTGGAAGAGTGCCAGTGCGAGGCGCAGAGAGGTCGGCCCCCGCAGCTGGGGCCCTTCTTATTGGACCCGAGTTTAGGCATCTTCACCAACCAAGCATAA
- the aco1 gene encoding cytoplasmic aconitate hydratase — protein sequence MPQTMSNPYAHLVEPLDPQKPEKKFYNLCKLGDPRYGRLPFSIRVLLEAAVRNCDEFLVKKEDVESILNWKVTQQQSVEVPFRPARVILQDFTGVPAVVDFAAMRDAVKKLGGDPGKINPVCPADLVIDHSIQVDFNRKAESLQKNEELEFERNKERFEFLKWGSKAFRNMRIIPPGSGIVHQVNLEYLARVVFEQDGFYYPDSLVGTDSHTTMIDGLGVLGWGVGGIEAEAVMLGQPISMVLPEVIGYRLLGTIDPLVTSTDIVLTITKHLRQIGVVGKFVEFFGPGVPRLSIADRATIANMCPEYGATAAFFPVDHISIKYLEQTGRDKDKLSYITRYLKAVGMFRDFSNSSQDPDFTQVVELDLSTVVPCCSGPKRPQDKVVVSEMKKDFESCLGAKQGFKGFQIAPEHHAAKVNFKYDGQEFVLSHGSVVIAAITSCTNTSNPSVMLGAGLLAKKAIDAGLSVKPYVKTSLSPGSGVVTYYLKESGVMPFLSQLGFEVVGYGCMTCIGNSGPIPEPVVQAITKGDLVAVGILSGNRNFEGRVHPNTRANYLASPPLVIAYAIAGTIRIDFEKEPLGVNPQGKEVFLRDIWPTRDEIQMVERQFVIPAMFKEVYGKIETINERWNALKAPSDELYTWDPKSTYIKSPPFFESLTVGLQTPKSITDAYVLLNLGDSVTTDHISPAGNIARNSPAARYLSGRGLASREFNSYGSRRGNDAVMARGTFANIRLFNKFLNKQAPQTLHLPSGETLDVFDAAERYQQAGLPLIILAGKEYGSGSSRDWAAKGPFLLGIRAVLAESYERIHRSNLVGMGVIPLEYLPEDTAESLGLTGQERYTIIIPDELTPRMIVDIKLDTGKTIKARMRFDTDVELAYFHNGGILNYMIRKMLEK from the exons GCCGTCTCCCATTCTCCATCCGGGTGCTTCTGGAAGCTGCTGTCCGAAACTGCGACGAGTTTCTAGTGAAGAAGGAGGATGTTGAGAGCATCCTGAACTGGAAAGTGACGCAGCAGCAGAGCGTGGAAGTGCCTTTTAGACCTGCGAGGGTCATCCTGCAGGATTTCAC AGGAGTGCCTGCTGTGGTGGACTTTGCCGCCATGCGAGATGCTGTTAAAAAGTTAGGAGGAGACCCAGGGAAGATCAATCCTGTGTGTCCGGCTGACTTAGTGATTGACCACTCCATCCAGGTGGATTTTAACAGGAA GGCCGAAAGTTTACAGAAGAATGAGGAGTTGGAGTTTGAAAGAAACAAAGAGAGATTTGAGTTTTTAAAG TGGGGATCTAAAGCTTTCCGCAATATGAGGATTATTCCTCCCGGATCAGGAATCGTTCACCAGGTGAATCTGGAGTACCTGGCAAGGGTGGTGTTTGAACAAGATGGCTTCTATTACCCAGACAGCCTTGTGGGCACCGACTCCCACACAACCATGATCGATGGACTTGGTGTTCTAGGCTGGG GTGTGGGTGGGATTGAAGCTGAGGCAGTGATGTTGGGGCAGCCAATCAGCATGGTTCTTCCTGAAGTAATCGGGTACAGGCTGTTGGGAACTATTGATCCACTGGTTACATCGACTGACATTGTCTTAACCATCACCAAG CACCTGCGACAGATTGGCGTGGTTGGTAAATTTGTGGAGTTCTTTGGGCCCGGAGTGCCTCGGCTCTCTATCGCTGACAGAGCTACCATTGCTAACATGTGTCCAGAGTATGGAGCGACTGCAGCCTTCTTCCCAGTTGACCACATCAGCATTAAGTATCTGGAGCAAACAG gAAGAGACAAAGACAAGCTAAGTTACATTACCAGGTATCTCAAAGCGGTCGGGATGTTCAGAGACTTCAGCAACTCTTCTCAGGACCCCGACTTTACCCAG GTGGTGGAGCTGGACCTCAGCACTGTAGTCCCCTGCTGCAGTGGCCCCAAACGCCCCCAGGATAAAGTAGTTGTTTCTGAAATGAAGAAAGATTTTGAAAGCTGTTTAGGTGCAAAG CAAGGATTTAAAGGTTTCCAAATCGCACCTGAACACCATGCAGCCAAAGTCAATTTTAAATACGACGGCCAGGAGTTTGTCCTCTCCCATGGGTCTGTGGTGATAGCAGCCATCACCAGCTGCACCAACACCAGCAACCCATCCGTCATGCTGGGCGCAG gatTGTTAGCTAAGAAGGCCATTGACGCAGGGCTCAGTGTGAAGCCTTATGTGAAAACCAGCCTGTCGCCTGGAAGTGGGGTTGTCACTTACTACCTGAAAGAGAGTGGAGTGATGCCTTTCCTCTCACAGCTGGG ATTTGAAGTGGTCGGCTATGGCTGCATGACATGCATTGGAAACAGCGGGCCTATTCCAGAACCAGTTGTGCAAGCCATTACTAAG GGGGATCTTGTCGCTGTGGGGATACTATCTGGAAACAGGAACTTTGAAGGGCGTGTCCATCCCAACACCCGTGCCAACTACTTAGCTTCTCCTCCGCTGGTCATTGCTTATGCCATTGCTGGGACCATTCGGATAGACTTTGAGAAAGAGCCTCTTG GTGTCAACCCCCAAGGAAAAGAAGTCTTTTTGAGGGACATCTGGCCAACCAGGGATGAGATTCAAATGGTCGAACGTCAGTTTGTCATTCCAGCAATGTTCAAGGAGGTTTACGGAAAAATCGAG ACAATCAATGAACGCTGGAATGCTTTAAAGGCACCTTCTGATGAGCTGTACACCTGGGACCCCAAATCAACATACATAAAATCACCACCTTTCTTTGAAAGTCTT ACTGTAGGTCTCCAGACCCCTAAGTCGATAACTGATGCATATGTGCTGTTAAACTTGGGAGACTCTGTGACAACAGACCACATCTCCCCTGCTGGGAATATTGCAAGAAACAGCCCTGCAGCACGCTATCTATCTGGCAGAGG TCTTGCCTCCCGAGAATTCAACTCGTATGGGTCTCGCCGTGGCAACGATGCAGTCATGGCGAGGGGCACCTTCGCAAATATCCGTCTCTTTAACAAGTTCCTGAACAAACAAGCGCCACAAACCCTTCATTTACCTTCTGGAGAAACA CTTGATGTGTTTGATGCTGCTGAGAGATACCAGCAGGCTGGCCTTCCTCTTATCATCCTAGCAGGGAAGGAGTATGGGTCAGGCAGCTCAAGAGACTGGGCAGCAAAAGGACCTTTCCTTCTG ggAATTAGAGCTGTCCTGGCTGAGAGCTATGAGCGTATTCACCGCAGTAACCTGGTAGGAATGGGAGTGATCCCTCTGGAGTACCTCCCTGAagacactgcagagtcactgggcCTCACTGGCCAGGAGCGCTACACTATCATCATTCCTGATGAGCTCACACCCAGAATGATAGTGGATATTaag CTGGACACAGGGAAGACCATCAAGGCTCGGATGAGGTTTGACACGGACGTGGAACTCGCCTACTTTCACAATGGAGGCATCCTCAACTACATGATTcgcaaaatgctagaaaaataa